The following proteins come from a genomic window of bacterium:
- the lepB gene encoding signal peptidase I, which translates to MKKITEMKKYRDSKKAYKSVKELIKRAKREKGRDWYLSAIKTMSEVRQALKGRQDIDAALQKILLLEDELKRYKKGAFREFIESLLWAGILALIVRGLFLQPFKIPTGSMEPTLHGSYDNGDRIFVNKIIFGLRLPWIAYDKERQPVPLQLKYSPVIVPVKEPARWDIVVFQTRNIIGLDQHKDYIKRVIGLPGETIEIKDGDIYIDGKIAPKPANLKDIYYRNTDFSDFDGEYGQMGRAVQIPEDMYYVLGDNSDNSKDSRYWGFVPRDNILGKAFFVWWPVSERWGHLK; encoded by the coding sequence GTGAAAAAAATAACAGAGATGAAAAAATATCGGGATTCAAAAAAGGCTTATAAATCGGTCAAAGAACTTATAAAAAGAGCAAAGAGGGAAAAAGGCAGAGACTGGTATCTGAGCGCCATAAAAACCATGTCTGAAGTCAGGCAGGCATTGAAAGGCAGGCAGGACATTGACGCCGCATTACAGAAGATATTACTGCTTGAGGACGAATTGAAGAGATATAAAAAAGGGGCTTTCAGGGAATTTATCGAGTCTCTTTTATGGGCGGGCATACTTGCTTTGATAGTCCGCGGATTATTTTTACAGCCTTTTAAGATTCCGACCGGTTCCATGGAGCCGACACTTCACGGATCCTATGATAATGGAGACAGGATTTTTGTTAACAAAATTATTTTTGGGTTAAGATTGCCGTGGATCGCTTATGATAAAGAAAGGCAGCCTGTCCCTTTGCAGTTAAAATATTCTCCTGTGATAGTTCCTGTAAAAGAACCCGCGAGATGGGACATAGTTGTTTTTCAGACAAGAAACATAATAGGGCTTGACCAGCATAAGGATTATATAAAGAGGGTTATAGGGCTTCCCGGGGAAACAATTGAAATTAAAGACGGGGATATATATATAGACGGCAAAATCGCGCCCAAACCCGCAAATCTTAAAGATATTTATTACAGAAACACTGATTTTTCTGATTTTGACGGGGAATACGGACAAATGGGACGCGCAGTGCAAATACCCGAAGACATGTATTATGTTCTCGGCGACAACAGCGATAACAGCAAGGACAGCAGGTATTGGGGATTTGTGCCGAGAGATAACATCCTCGGAAAGGCTTTTTTTGTATGGTGGCCCGTGTCCGAAAGATGGGGACATTTAAAATAA
- the lepA gene encoding translation elongation factor 4, with protein MLCRNMKIENIRNFSIIAHIDHGKSTLADRMLEITGSIDKREFREQVLDDMDLERERGITIKAHPVRIDYKADDGQTYMLNIIDTPGHVDFAHEVSRSLASCEGALLLVDASQGVEAQTVANIHLASSYGLKIIPVINKVDLPNADVESVKHQIEDILQIPADDAVLTSAKTGSGIKELLDRIIGRIDPPAVPAENKLKALIFDSVYNSFRGVILHVRVFGGKVGKGMKIFLMGRNKIFEVVEVGIFKPKATPVSELVCGEVGYIISNIKDASDIIIGDTITSEKDPVSEAVPGFKQIHPMVYSGVYPSNSADYPDLKSVLEKFSLNDASLKFEPENSAALGFGFRCGFLGLLHMEIFQERIEREYDLDIVMTHPSVIYRINLKNGEQISIDNPLKLPPVNEIDNIEEPFVKMFVICPTESLGSIIQICRDRRGDLLQTETLDQRRVLMTFDMPMNEIIIDFHDKIKSATRGFGSMDYEFDRYKTSNIVKLEILVNGEPVDAFSTLVHSSKAETKGRQITEKLKDLIPQHLFQIPLQASVGGKVIARSNIKALRKDVIAKCYGGDITRKRKLLEKQKEGKKRMKLVGKVNIPQRAFTAVLKND; from the coding sequence ATGCTTTGCAGAAATATGAAAATTGAAAATATAAGAAATTTTTCTATCATTGCCCATATAGACCACGGCAAATCAACTCTTGCCGACAGAATGCTGGAAATAACAGGTTCTATTGATAAGCGTGAATTCCGTGAACAGGTGCTTGATGACATGGATTTAGAGCGGGAAAGGGGCATAACCATTAAGGCTCATCCTGTCCGGATTGATTATAAAGCTGACGACGGGCAGACATATATGCTTAATATCATCGATACCCCCGGCCATGTTGATTTCGCTCACGAAGTTTCAAGAAGCCTTGCTTCCTGTGAAGGCGCGCTTTTGCTTGTGGACGCTTCTCAGGGAGTGGAAGCTCAGACAGTTGCTAATATACATCTTGCATCCAGCTACGGTTTAAAAATAATTCCTGTTATCAACAAAGTTGATTTGCCTAACGCGGATGTGGAAAGCGTTAAACACCAGATCGAAGATATCCTGCAGATCCCGGCCGATGACGCGGTTCTGACGAGCGCAAAGACGGGCAGCGGGATAAAAGAGCTCCTGGACAGGATTATCGGCCGGATTGACCCGCCCGCCGTTCCGGCCGAAAACAAATTAAAAGCGCTTATATTTGATTCGGTATATAACTCTTTTCGCGGCGTTATACTGCATGTAAGAGTGTTTGGCGGAAAAGTAGGCAAAGGCATGAAGATTTTTTTAATGGGGAGGAATAAGATATTTGAAGTCGTGGAGGTAGGTATCTTTAAACCTAAGGCGACACCTGTCAGCGAACTTGTATGCGGAGAGGTTGGCTATATCATCTCTAATATCAAGGATGCTTCGGATATTATCATCGGCGACACTATCACAAGCGAGAAGGACCCTGTTTCGGAAGCGGTCCCGGGATTTAAACAGATCCATCCCATGGTTTACAGCGGAGTTTATCCTTCAAACAGCGCGGATTATCCGGATTTGAAAAGCGTTCTTGAAAAATTTTCTTTAAATGACGCTTCCCTGAAGTTTGAACCTGAAAATTCAGCAGCGCTCGGTTTCGGTTTCAGATGCGGATTTCTCGGTCTGCTGCACATGGAAATATTCCAGGAAAGGATAGAGAGAGAATATGACCTGGATATTGTAATGACCCATCCGAGCGTTATATACAGGATTAACCTGAAAAACGGCGAACAGATATCCATAGATAATCCGTTAAAGTTGCCTCCTGTGAACGAGATAGATAATATTGAGGAACCGTTCGTGAAAATGTTTGTGATATGCCCGACTGAATCACTGGGGTCTATCATTCAGATCTGCAGGGATAGAAGAGGGGATTTGCTGCAGACAGAGACACTTGATCAGCGGAGGGTGCTGATGACCTTTGATATGCCCATGAATGAGATTATAATCGATTTTCATGATAAGATAAAATCTGCGACAAGAGGTTTCGGTTCCATGGATTATGAATTTGACAGATATAAGACATCAAATATAGTTAAACTTGAGATTCTTGTTAACGGAGAGCCGGTTGACGCTTTTTCGACGCTTGTGCATTCGTCTAAAGCTGAGACAAAGGGAAGGCAGATAACTGAAAAATTGAAGGACCTTATACCCCAGCATCTTTTCCAGATACCGTTGCAGGCATCTGTGGGGGGCAAAGTAATTGCCAGGAGCAACATAAAAGCGCTAAGGAAAGATGTGATTGCGAAATGCTACGGCGGTGATATAACCAGGAAGAGAAAATTGCTTGAAAAACAAAAGGAAGGCAAAAAAAGGATGAAGCTGGTCGGGAAAGTCAATATTCCCCAAAGAGCGTTTACCGCCGTGCTGAAAAACGATTAA
- the rpe gene encoding ribulose-phosphate 3-epimerase, translating into MIKIAPSLLAADFGKMSEEVKKAEDAGVDMLHIDVMDGHFVPNITFGPDIVRSIRNTTGLFLDVHLMIAEPLKYAPVFAEAGSDLITFHIEAEKDPEKIIRKIRSLGVKCGVSINPPTPFCEIENIVDKVDLVLFMSVNPGFGGQKFIGSVLDKVRAAKKLIDENNLETELEIDGGITLETAVNAVKAGINIIVAGTSIFRTPDITSTVRQFRDALQKYEN; encoded by the coding sequence TTGATTAAAATTGCCCCGTCTTTGCTGGCAGCTGATTTCGGAAAAATGTCCGAGGAGGTGAAAAAGGCTGAAGATGCAGGTGTTGACATGCTTCATATAGATGTGATGGACGGCCATTTTGTTCCAAACATAACTTTCGGGCCGGATATAGTCAGATCTATAAGGAATACGACCGGACTTTTCCTGGATGTCCACCTTATGATAGCAGAGCCTCTTAAATACGCGCCTGTTTTTGCCGAAGCCGGTTCTGATCTGATTACATTCCATATAGAAGCCGAAAAGGATCCCGAAAAGATCATCAGGAAAATCAGGTCTCTGGGAGTGAAATGCGGCGTTTCCATTAACCCTCCCACTCCTTTTTGCGAGATTGAAAATATTGTTGATAAGGTTGATCTTGTTCTTTTCATGTCGGTTAATCCCGGTTTCGGCGGACAAAAATTCATTGGATCAGTCCTGGATAAAGTAAGAGCGGCGAAAAAGCTTATAGATGAGAATAATTTAGAAACCGAATTGGAGATTGACGGAGGAATAACGCTGGAAACCGCGGTAAACGCCGTAAAAGCCGGTATAAATATTATCGTCGCGGGAACTTCAATTTTCAGAACGCCCGATATTACTTCCACAGTGCGACAATTCAGAGATGCTTTGCAGAAATATGAAAATTGA
- a CDS encoding insulinase family protein: protein MNNKIKITKLSNGIRIVTTEMKHMHSVSMGIWVATGGRYEAERQSGISHFLEHLLFKGTTHRTCRKISEAIEGVGGILNAYTSEEYTFYMAKVSSKYFHTASEILFDIYINSIFDPREIERERGVIKEEINMYHDMPDQHIHDLIKSIIWEGHPLGKPLIGSVDTVSSITRDDILRYMNANYTTSNTVISVAGNIKHDTVVKESEKWVRNLPGKPAPGFLGYEQKPLNRRNIFLNKKTEQVHLALGVKTVERGHKDKYAFNILSVILGENMSSRLFQSIREKYGLSYNISSAVEYYKDSGCFTISGGFDAGRVEQAVSLIMRELNKIRSSKVSSEEIERAKEYYIGQFMLAMERTTSQMYRAGESLILLDRIIPYDEVIAKVQSVAAADIRRIAADYFTPENIGISGIGLIDKPSKIEKILKKL, encoded by the coding sequence ATGAATAACAAAATTAAGATAACTAAACTTTCCAACGGCATAAGAATAGTGACCACCGAGATGAAGCATATGCATTCCGTTTCGATGGGCATCTGGGTCGCAACGGGAGGAAGATATGAGGCCGAACGCCAATCGGGGATCTCGCACTTCCTCGAGCACTTGCTTTTTAAAGGGACAACCCACAGGACATGCAGAAAAATATCCGAGGCTATTGAAGGGGTAGGCGGCATATTAAATGCCTATACTTCAGAGGAATATACGTTCTATATGGCAAAAGTATCCAGTAAATACTTTCATACCGCCTCCGAGATATTATTTGACATATATATAAATTCTATTTTCGATCCCAGGGAAATAGAAAGGGAGAGGGGTGTAATAAAAGAAGAAATAAATATGTATCATGATATGCCGGATCAGCATATTCATGATTTAATAAAATCCATTATATGGGAGGGACATCCTCTGGGGAAGCCTTTGATAGGTTCCGTTGATACGGTTTCATCTATAACCAGGGATGATATTTTAAGATATATGAACGCTAATTATACCACTTCCAATACAGTTATCTCTGTTGCCGGCAATATCAAGCATGATACAGTAGTGAAAGAGTCTGAAAAATGGGTCAGAAATCTTCCGGGAAAACCGGCTCCCGGGTTTTTGGGCTATGAACAAAAACCGCTCAACAGGAGAAATATATTTTTAAACAAGAAAACGGAACAAGTACATCTTGCCCTGGGCGTTAAAACGGTTGAAAGAGGGCATAAGGATAAATATGCGTTTAATATCCTGAGCGTGATACTCGGCGAAAATATGAGTTCAAGGCTTTTTCAATCTATAAGGGAGAAGTATGGATTATCCTATAATATATCTTCCGCCGTTGAATATTATAAGGATTCCGGCTGTTTTACTATTTCGGGCGGTTTTGACGCCGGAAGGGTTGAACAGGCCGTTTCGCTTATAATGAGAGAGCTCAATAAAATCAGGTCGTCAAAAGTTTCATCTGAAGAAATTGAAAGGGCGAAGGAATATTATATCGGTCAGTTTATGCTTGCGATGGAAAGAACGACATCCCAGATGTACAGAGCGGGTGAAAGCTTAATCCTGCTGGACCGTATAATTCCGTATGATGAAGTGATAGCCAAAGTCCAGTCTGTTGCCGCCGCCGATATCCGGAGAATAGCCGCGGATTACTTTACTCCTGAAAATATCGGTATTTCAGGGATAGGATTAATTGATAAACCGTCGAAAATAGAAAAAATATTAAAAAAGTTATAA
- a CDS encoding U32 family peptidase, giving the protein MKKKHKIELVAPAGNIEKLKTAFLYGADAVYIGYPGMSLRAYAEELNFRDAETISKEARKAGKKLYIAMNAYLKESDLKKAETAIKKINVIKPDAIIVSDPGMIKIARNLLCRGVKIHLSTQANTLNSSSVLFWKGSGVDRIILGREVALRDIRMIKKAVPDMELEIFCHGAMCVSYSGRCLLSSVMTGRSANEGKCTHPCRWKYYLVEEKRPGEYFQIESSARGSYILNSKDLNMVDYITEIAEAGVDAIKIEGRMKSLYYIACVVRAYRNAVDCCYAGKKRAPKKTIEELEKISHRKYTTGFYVGRGSDSDMQIAGTSAYERKYDFLGIVEKSLKGTVILEVRNKIRKGDSVEVIGPDIGCDREETISLMFDLDGGVLKEANPGMKVKVRFKSCARPGDLVRKKNE; this is encoded by the coding sequence ATGAAAAAAAAACATAAAATAGAATTGGTAGCTCCCGCCGGAAACATTGAAAAACTCAAAACAGCTTTTCTTTACGGGGCTGACGCCGTTTATATAGGCTATCCGGGAATGAGCCTGCGCGCATATGCCGAAGAGCTTAATTTCCGCGATGCGGAGACCATTTCAAAAGAAGCAAGGAAAGCCGGCAAAAAATTATATATTGCCATGAACGCTTATCTTAAAGAGTCTGATTTAAAGAAAGCCGAAACTGCGATAAAAAAGATCAACGTTATAAAACCGGATGCCATCATTGTTTCGGACCCCGGAATGATAAAAATTGCGCGCAACCTCTTATGTCGCGGAGTAAAGATCCATTTAAGCACACAGGCCAACACATTAAACTCCTCGTCGGTGTTATTCTGGAAGGGATCGGGTGTCGACCGGATAATATTGGGAAGGGAAGTCGCCTTAAGGGATATTCGCATGATAAAGAAAGCAGTCCCGGATATGGAGCTGGAAATTTTTTGCCACGGGGCGATGTGTGTTTCTTATTCGGGCAGGTGCCTGTTAAGTTCTGTGATGACGGGCAGAAGCGCAAATGAAGGGAAGTGCACCCATCCTTGCAGGTGGAAATATTATCTGGTTGAAGAAAAACGGCCGGGCGAATATTTTCAGATTGAATCTTCCGCCCGCGGTTCGTATATTTTAAATTCGAAAGACTTAAATATGGTTGATTATATTACGGAAATCGCGGAAGCGGGCGTAGACGCCATTAAGATAGAAGGAAGAATGAAAAGCCTGTATTATATAGCCTGTGTTGTCCGCGCTTACAGAAATGCCGTGGATTGCTGTTATGCGGGGAAAAAGAGAGCGCCGAAAAAAACAATCGAAGAACTTGAAAAAATAAGCCACAGGAAATATACTACTGGTTTCTATGTTGGCAGAGGTTCCGATTCGGATATGCAGATTGCCGGCACGTCCGCGTACGAAAGAAAATATGATTTTTTGGGAATTGTAGAAAAGTCGTTGAAAGGCACCGTTATATTAGAAGTGAGGAATAAGATCAGGAAAGGTGATTCGGTTGAGGTGATAGGTCCGGATATCGGATGTGACAGGGAAGAAACGATAAGCCTGATGTTTGACCTGGACGGCGGGGTTTTGAAAGAAGCGAATCCCGGAATGAAAGTGAAAGTCAGGTTTAAGAGTTGCGCCCGCCCGGGGGACTTAGTCAGGAAAAAGAATGAATAA
- the ruvX gene encoding Holliday junction resolvase RuvX: MKFLGVDFGHKRVGLAVSDDLNITAQGLGFVHFTDIDQFINHLAQLIENKGITSIVIGNPVNMSGKDSPGSRKVKDLAEKINKELNINVNLWDERLTTVSAQRILISANITRKKRKEKVDSLAAQIMLQNFLDHLENSRQM, translated from the coding sequence ATGAAGTTTTTAGGTGTAGATTTCGGGCATAAAAGGGTCGGACTCGCCGTTAGCGATGATTTGAATATTACGGCTCAGGGATTGGGTTTTGTCCATTTCACAGACATAGACCAATTTATTAATCATTTAGCGCAACTAATTGAAAATAAAGGAATTACATCTATTGTTATAGGTAATCCGGTTAACATGTCCGGCAAAGACAGTCCCGGAAGCAGAAAAGTTAAAGACCTCGCCGAAAAGATTAATAAAGAATTGAACATAAATGTCAATCTCTGGGATGAAAGGTTGACCACTGTTTCTGCGCAGAGGATATTGATATCCGCGAATATAACGAGAAAAAAAAGAAAAGAAAAAGTAGATTCCCTCGCAGCCCAGATCATGCTGCAAAATTTTCTGGACCATCTTGAGAATAGCAGACAGATGTGA
- a CDS encoding sugar phosphate nucleotidyltransferase → MNKKIYAVLMAGGKGERFWPRSRESTPKQFLAVYGQKTLAQLSVSRIKKLVRPQNIFVITGAKQLAPAKKQLKDIPGGNIIAEPVGRNTAPCAALAAAIIFRKMKDAVILMLPADSYISDEAVYLETLKEASGFASREKKLVTVGITPYYPSTEYGYIEYGKKLCNKNKIRIFPVKKFKEKPSLQAAKRYLKSGLKWNSGMFIWRADVFIDEFIRHAPQYRKSMSLFLNAGHSIRKVMNREYPGMVKDSIDYALMEKSRNIAMVEGDFGWDDLGTWASLKRFIKPDPSGNYISGDVFMSNCRDCVAISDKGALGMADMHGVIAVKTEDAVMVCPADSAPEVKKIVSLIQKKGKTEYL, encoded by the coding sequence ATGAATAAGAAAATATATGCGGTATTAATGGCCGGGGGAAAAGGGGAGAGGTTCTGGCCGCGCAGCAGAGAATCGACACCCAAGCAATTCCTTGCGGTTTACGGGCAAAAAACACTTGCGCAGCTTTCCGTTTCCAGGATTAAAAAACTTGTCAGGCCTCAAAATATTTTTGTTATTACAGGCGCCAAACAGCTTGCCCCGGCGAAGAAACAGCTTAAGGATATCCCCGGCGGGAATATAATCGCCGAGCCTGTCGGACGGAATACCGCCCCGTGCGCCGCCCTGGCCGCGGCTATTATTTTTCGGAAAATGAAAGATGCCGTGATATTGATGCTTCCCGCGGACAGTTATATTTCCGACGAGGCCGTTTATCTGGAAACACTGAAAGAAGCATCCGGTTTTGCGTCCAGGGAAAAGAAACTGGTTACAGTGGGAATAACTCCATATTATCCGAGCACTGAATATGGCTATATAGAATATGGAAAAAAGTTATGCAATAAAAACAAAATCAGGATATTCCCCGTAAAAAAATTCAAAGAGAAACCTTCTCTTCAGGCTGCAAAGAGATATCTGAAAAGCGGATTAAAATGGAACAGCGGGATGTTTATATGGAGGGCTGATGTGTTTATCGATGAGTTTATCAGGCATGCTCCCCAATACAGGAAGAGCATGTCTCTTTTCCTGAACGCCGGACATTCTATAAGAAAAGTGATGAACAGGGAATATCCGGGAATGGTGAAAGATTCCATAGACTATGCCCTTATGGAGAAATCGCGGAATATCGCGATGGTTGAGGGTGATTTCGGCTGGGATGACCTCGGGACATGGGCCAGCCTCAAAAGGTTTATAAAGCCGGATCCCTCGGGCAATTATATATCGGGTGATGTATTTATGTCCAATTGCAGGGATTGTGTGGCAATATCCGATAAGGGAGCCTTGGGAATGGCGGATATGCATGGTGTTATAGCGGTAAAAACAGAGGATGCGGTTATGGTATGTCCGGCGGATAGCGCGCCGGAAGTGAAAAAAATTGTAAGTTTGATACAGAAAAAAGGGAAGACAGAATATCTATGA
- the trpA gene encoding tryptophan synthase subunit alpha — MNRIDKKFAELRKTSGKGFILYLTAGDPDMSDSFKIISQVEKAGVDILELGIPFSDPLADGPTIQRASSRSLKRHTSVRDVLNLVKRIRKGKIDIPLVLFTYYNPVLNYGLKRFIFDCGKNGVDGVLILDLPHEEAEEYVLLASKNNIKTIFLITPTTPENRIRDIVRVSSGFIYCVSRTGVTGARKDLSGDAPSMVKKIKKHTKLPVAVGFGISTPGQVKEVSGYCDAVVVGSAAVKKIEDNINSANIGKVMKKYIASLTKGLM; from the coding sequence ATGAACAGAATAGATAAAAAATTTGCTGAACTCAGAAAAACTTCAGGGAAGGGGTTTATCCTTTACCTGACCGCCGGCGATCCCGATATGTCCGATTCTTTCAAAATTATTTCCCAGGTTGAAAAAGCCGGAGTCGATATACTTGAACTCGGGATACCTTTTTCCGATCCGCTGGCCGACGGGCCTACCATACAGAGAGCTTCTTCAAGATCCTTAAAGCGGCATACCTCCGTGAGAGATGTTTTAAATCTTGTGAAAAGGATCAGGAAGGGGAAAATAGATATCCCTTTGGTCCTTTTTACGTATTATAATCCCGTCTTAAATTATGGATTAAAAAGATTTATTTTTGATTGCGGCAAAAACGGGGTGGACGGAGTGCTGATATTGGACCTTCCCCATGAGGAAGCGGAGGAATATGTTTTATTGGCGTCAAAAAATAATATCAAAACAATATTTCTGATAACCCCGACTACTCCCGAAAACAGAATAAGGGATATTGTCAGGGTTTCTTCGGGTTTTATATATTGTGTCTCGAGAACAGGGGTTACAGGCGCGAGGAAGGATTTAAGCGGGGATGCTCCGTCTATGGTGAAAAAGATAAAAAAGCATACGAAATTACCTGTCGCTGTCGGTTTCGGCATCTCTACTCCCGGGCAGGTAAAGGAAGTATCCGGGTATTGTGATGCGGTTGTCGTGGGAAGCGCCGCTGTGAAAAAGATTGAGGATAATATTAACTCGGCGAATATTGGAAAAGTAATGAAAAAATATATTGCATCACTGACAAAAGGGCTTATGTAG
- the trpB gene encoding tryptophan synthase subunit beta, with translation MNPDKRGMFGKFGGKFVPETLMNALAELEICYRKCIKEKSFKDELNYYLHEYAGRPTPLYYAERLSRKLGHKIYLKREDLLHTGAHKINNTIGQILLARRMGKKRIIAETGAGQHGVAAATVSAMFGIKCEIYMGEEDIHRQNLNVFRMNLLGANVISVKSGSRTLKDAMNEAIRDWVTNVRHTHYILGSVGGPHPYPMIVRDFQKIIGVEAKSQILKKEGRLPDYLVACVGGGSNSIGLFYNFLKDKKVKFIGVEAGGLGIKTGKHAARFKGGRIGVLHGSKSYVLQDENGQISTTHSISAGLDYAGVGPEHSYLFEKGRIQYDAVSDKDAVNAFIFLCKNEGIIPALESAHAVAYVMKNRKKLGRNKLIIINLSGRGDKDVQVVGDYIS, from the coding sequence ATGAATCCCGATAAAAGAGGAATGTTCGGAAAATTCGGCGGCAAGTTTGTGCCTGAAACGTTAATGAATGCGCTCGCCGAGCTTGAGATATGTTACAGGAAATGCATAAAAGAAAAATCATTTAAGGACGAGTTGAATTATTATCTTCATGAATATGCCGGCAGGCCTACGCCTCTTTACTATGCGGAAAGGTTATCGCGGAAACTCGGGCATAAGATTTATCTTAAGAGGGAAGATCTGCTTCATACGGGAGCCCATAAAATCAATAACACTATCGGACAGATACTTCTTGCCAGAAGGATGGGGAAGAAACGGATAATAGCGGAAACAGGGGCGGGACAGCATGGTGTCGCCGCTGCCACCGTTTCCGCAATGTTCGGCATAAAATGCGAGATATATATGGGAGAAGAGGATATTCACAGGCAGAACCTCAATGTATTCAGGATGAACCTTCTGGGAGCTAATGTTATCAGCGTTAAATCGGGGAGCAGAACGCTGAAGGATGCAATGAATGAGGCAATCAGGGATTGGGTAACGAATGTGCGCCATACTCATTATATCCTGGGTTCTGTCGGCGGCCCGCACCCTTATCCTATGATTGTAAGGGATTTTCAGAAGATTATCGGTGTGGAAGCTAAAAGTCAGATTTTGAAGAAAGAGGGAAGGCTTCCCGATTATCTGGTCGCCTGTGTCGGCGGGGGCAGCAACTCCATAGGCTTATTCTATAATTTTCTGAAAGATAAAAAAGTTAAATTTATAGGTGTCGAAGCCGGTGGACTGGGTATTAAAACAGGAAAGCACGCCGCTCGTTTTAAAGGGGGGCGGATAGGAGTTCTGCACGGTTCTAAATCTTATGTCCTGCAGGATGAAAATGGGCAGATATCCACCACGCATTCCATCTCAGCCGGCCTGGATTATGCGGGTGTGGGGCCCGAACACAGTTACCTTTTTGAAAAAGGCAGAATCCAATACGATGCGGTTTCCGACAAAGATGCGGTGAATGCTTTTATTTTTTTATGTAAAAACGAGGGTATAATCCCTGCGCTTGAAAGCGCTCATGCGGTAGCGTATGTAATGAAAAACCGTAAAAAGCTGGGCAGAAACAAACTGATAATAATCAACCTGTCAGGCAGAGGCGATAAGGACGTGCAGGTTGTGGGCGATTACATATCTTGA
- a CDS encoding phosphoribosylanthranilate isomerase: MVMIRVKICGITNFEDADAACAYGADALGFVFADSPRKIKPDEARKIIRSLPPFVTTVGVFVNEDEREIRRIADFCDLDYLQFHGDETPEFCGNFGRKIIKAFRVSGKDDIQEIEKYSATDFILLDAYDKNKRGGTGHAFDWHIVSSLRRENKAVILSGGLKIGNLIGALMTVKPDAVDVSSGIEKSPGIKDHAKMKDFINLAKKALIF; this comes from the coding sequence TTGGTTATGATAAGAGTCAAAATCTGCGGGATTACAAATTTTGAAGACGCGGATGCGGCGTGCGCTTACGGGGCCGATGCGCTCGGTTTTGTTTTCGCAGACAGCCCGAGAAAAATAAAACCGGACGAAGCAAGAAAAATTATCAGGTCTTTACCTCCATTTGTCACAACTGTGGGTGTGTTTGTAAATGAAGATGAGAGGGAAATACGGCGGATTGCGGATTTTTGTGATCTCGATTATCTTCAGTTTCACGGCGATGAGACACCGGAGTTCTGCGGTAATTTCGGGCGCAAGATAATCAAAGCCTTCAGGGTTTCAGGTAAAGATGATATTCAGGAGATAGAAAAATATTCCGCGACTGATTTCATACTCCTGGATGCTTACGATAAGAATAAAAGGGGCGGGACAGGACATGCATTTGACTGGCATATAGTATCTTCTCTAAGAAGGGAGAACAAAGCTGTTATCCTGTCAGGGGGCCTTAAAATAGGAAATCTTATAGGGGCTTTGATGACGGTTAAGCCTGACGCCGTGGATGTATCCAGCGGGATTGAAAAATCTCCAGGGATAAAAGATCACGCTAAAATGAAGGATTTCATTAATCTTGCGAAAAAAGCGCTAATATTTTAA